The proteins below come from a single Pandoraea apista genomic window:
- a CDS encoding FAD-binding protein gives MTQTNAQRRKVTDAFVGKRHDVDVLVIGGGPAGTWAAISAAANGARVVLADKGYCGTSGATAPSGTAVWYVPDEGDSRERAKASRFEMGGRLAEHAWMDRVLAQTWDNVQQLAEWGYPFPVDEFGQSQRTSVQGPEYMRLMRKRVKESGARILDHSPALELLVDDDGAVAGAAGVNRQTGETWQVLANAVVIATGGCAFLSRALGCNVLTGDGQLMAAEAGAELSGMEFSNAYGLGPAFASVTKSMFYKWATFYDEDGRKIEGAGSARGRGVIARELTSHKVFGCLDLADDQVRAWMRTAQPNFFLPFDRLGIDPFTQHFPVTLRLEGTVRGTGGLSVTGHDCATSVHGLYAAGDAATRELICGGFTGGGSHNAAWAMSSGFWAGAGAATFARANRRPASATRYHTGGAALRETSAHEGIDSAQIIRAVQNEVFPYERNWWRSADLLADSLVRLDALWAQLRTRAPARDAQEAVRAREAAAMLATARWMYRSAQARTETRGMHRRVEYTATDDSQRHRLLSGGLDDVWVRRHAVVTRAPRSAHEPMPSTNNPALNGALA, from the coding sequence ATGACTCAGACAAATGCACAGCGGCGCAAAGTGACCGACGCCTTCGTCGGCAAGCGTCACGACGTGGACGTACTCGTAATCGGCGGTGGCCCCGCCGGAACGTGGGCGGCGATCAGCGCGGCGGCAAATGGCGCCAGGGTGGTGCTGGCCGACAAGGGGTATTGCGGCACGTCAGGCGCCACTGCGCCGTCGGGCACGGCTGTCTGGTATGTGCCCGATGAAGGCGACTCGCGCGAACGCGCCAAGGCAAGCCGTTTCGAGATGGGCGGCCGTCTGGCCGAACATGCCTGGATGGATCGCGTACTGGCACAGACATGGGACAACGTCCAGCAATTGGCCGAGTGGGGTTATCCGTTCCCCGTGGACGAATTCGGGCAATCGCAGCGCACTTCGGTTCAGGGGCCGGAGTACATGCGGCTGATGCGCAAACGCGTGAAGGAAAGCGGTGCGCGCATTCTCGATCACAGCCCGGCGCTCGAACTGCTGGTCGACGACGACGGCGCGGTGGCAGGTGCGGCCGGGGTCAATCGTCAGACGGGCGAGACGTGGCAGGTGCTCGCGAACGCCGTAGTCATTGCCACGGGCGGCTGCGCCTTCCTCAGCCGCGCCCTCGGCTGCAATGTGCTCACGGGCGACGGGCAACTCATGGCTGCCGAGGCCGGCGCGGAATTGTCCGGCATGGAGTTTTCGAACGCTTACGGACTTGGACCGGCATTCGCCTCCGTAACCAAGTCGATGTTCTACAAGTGGGCCACCTTTTATGACGAAGACGGTCGAAAGATCGAAGGCGCCGGCTCGGCCCGCGGGCGCGGCGTGATCGCCCGCGAACTGACGTCGCATAAGGTCTTCGGCTGCCTCGATCTGGCCGACGATCAAGTCCGTGCATGGATGCGCACGGCGCAGCCAAACTTCTTCCTGCCGTTCGACCGCCTGGGCATCGATCCTTTTACACAGCACTTCCCCGTCACCTTGCGTCTGGAAGGCACCGTGCGAGGCACGGGCGGACTGAGCGTGACTGGGCACGACTGCGCTACGTCGGTCCATGGCCTCTACGCGGCGGGCGACGCAGCTACGCGTGAACTGATCTGCGGCGGCTTTACCGGCGGCGGCAGCCACAACGCCGCCTGGGCGATGTCCTCGGGATTCTGGGCGGGCGCCGGCGCAGCCACGTTCGCCCGCGCCAACCGCCGCCCGGCGTCGGCCACGCGGTATCACACCGGGGGCGCGGCATTGCGCGAGACTTCTGCCCACGAGGGTATCGATAGTGCCCAGATCATTCGCGCCGTTCAGAACGAGGTGTTCCCCTACGAGCGCAACTGGTGGCGCAGCGCGGATCTTTTGGCGGATTCGCTAGTGCGTCTCGATGCCCTGTGGGCACAACTTCGTACGCGTGCGCCCGCGCGAGACGCGCAAGAGGCCGTGCGCGCGCGCGAAGCGGCCGCGATGCTCGCCACAGCGCGCTGGATGTACCGCAGTGCGCAAGCGCGCACGGAAACGCGGGGCATGCATCGCCGGGTCGAATACACCGCCACCGACGACTCACAACGTCACCGCTTGCTCAGCGGCGGTCTCGACGATGTCTGGGTGCGCCGCCATGCCGTCGTCACGCGCGCGCCCCGCTCCGCTCACGAGCCCATGCCATCGACCAATAACCCCGCTTTGAACGGAGCCCTCGCATGA